From Acidobacteriota bacterium, a single genomic window includes:
- a CDS encoding NAD-dependent epimerase/dehydratase family protein, with protein sequence MTSLVTGASGFVGSHVARMLVDRGEKIRVLVRPQSNLVALEGVPVEKVDGDLRDPESLACAVEGVDRVFHVAADYRLGARHPQEIYDSNVAGTRNLLEAAARAGVQRIIVTSSVATIAVDRGNTLPNEATEAGIEEMIGHYKRSKFLAEKEAFRAARQGIPVVVVNPTTPVGPGDWKPTPTGRIIVDFLNGRMPAYVEAGLNWVPVEDVALGHWIAAERGLVGKRYILGGRNMLLKEVLDTLARISGRPSPRICLPHAVAMAAGYADQVFSRILNRQPRIPLEGVRMARHNMFVDCSRAADELGFKAGPVEAAFERAVAWYERKGYFHNNNAPPKFVRAA encoded by the coding sequence ATGACCTCTCTTGTAACGGGTGCAAGCGGTTTTGTGGGAAGCCACGTAGCACGAATGCTGGTCGACCGTGGCGAAAAGATCCGTGTTCTGGTCCGCCCGCAGAGTAACCTTGTTGCCCTCGAAGGTGTGCCGGTAGAAAAGGTCGACGGCGACTTGCGAGACCCTGAATCCCTGGCGTGCGCGGTCGAGGGCGTCGATCGGGTCTTCCATGTTGCAGCCGACTACCGTCTGGGCGCGCGCCACCCTCAGGAGATATACGACTCCAATGTAGCCGGCACTCGAAATCTGCTCGAAGCGGCAGCCAGGGCGGGAGTTCAGCGCATCATCGTTACCAGCAGTGTTGCGACCATTGCAGTAGACCGCGGCAACACCCTGCCGAATGAAGCAACGGAGGCAGGCATCGAGGAAATGATCGGACATTACAAGCGCTCAAAGTTTCTCGCTGAAAAAGAGGCGTTTAGAGCTGCACGCCAAGGAATTCCTGTCGTTGTCGTTAACCCCACGACTCCGGTGGGCCCAGGCGACTGGAAGCCCACGCCCACCGGCCGCATTATCGTGGACTTTCTTAACGGAAGGATGCCGGCATATGTGGAAGCGGGGCTCAATTGGGTGCCTGTCGAGGATGTTGCGTTGGGCCACTGGATCGCCGCCGAACGCGGCCTTGTTGGAAAGCGGTATATTCTTGGCGGCCGCAATATGCTGCTAAAAGAGGTTCTCGACACGCTGGCGCGAATTAGCGGGCGGCCCAGCCCTCGAATTTGTCTGCCTCATGCCGTGGCCATGGCGGCAGGCTATGCCGATCAGGTCTTTTCACGCATACTCAACCGCCAGCCACGAATCCCGCTGGAGGGGGTTCGGATGGCCCGGCACAATATGTTTGTGGATTGTTCAAGAGCCGCCGATGAACTTGGTTTCAAGGCTGGCCCGGTAGAGGCTGCATTCGAGCGAGCTGTCGCCTGGTACGAGCGTAAGGGCTACTTCCATAACAATAACGCACCACCAAAATTTGTGCGGGCAGCATAG
- a CDS encoding Zn-dependent alcohol dehydrogenase — protein sequence MWAGVYRGQGRVIAEEVPVPAIESGEVLLRVCACGICGTDIKKIKQGFLPPPQIFGHEIAGTVEAVGDDVRKWRPGDRVLTFHHIPCGDCFYCRQKLYSQCPTYKKVGVTSGFRPSGGGFAEYVRVMDWIAERGMIHIPPDVSFEEASFVEPVNTCLKAIYKARIEAHDTVLVIGQGPIGMLLMMLARIYGGRVMTTDPMQARRRKSVELGADESFDPAGVDLLEAIRERTSGRGADVVLVAAPQRELLEQALTLSRPGGRVLLFAYNDPLLRVEFPAATVGIEEKEILGSYSASFDLQDESARLIFERVLPVRELISHRFPLSEIGQALELAAYPTEESLKIIVVP from the coding sequence ATGTGGGCTGGAGTCTACCGCGGGCAAGGCCGTGTGATAGCTGAAGAAGTTCCGGTACCGGCAATTGAATCCGGCGAAGTGCTGTTGCGAGTCTGCGCGTGCGGAATCTGCGGGACTGACATTAAGAAGATCAAGCAAGGATTTCTCCCTCCGCCGCAGATATTCGGTCACGAGATTGCCGGAACGGTCGAGGCCGTTGGCGATGACGTCCGCAAATGGCGGCCGGGCGATCGGGTACTGACCTTCCACCACATTCCTTGCGGCGATTGTTTCTATTGCAGGCAGAAACTATATTCGCAATGCCCTACATACAAGAAGGTCGGAGTCACCAGCGGCTTCCGTCCCAGCGGCGGCGGCTTTGCGGAGTACGTCCGCGTGATGGATTGGATCGCCGAACGCGGGATGATCCATATTCCCCCCGATGTCAGCTTCGAGGAAGCTTCCTTCGTCGAACCAGTCAATACATGCTTGAAGGCAATCTATAAAGCCAGAATCGAGGCACACGATACAGTTCTGGTGATTGGCCAGGGTCCTATCGGCATGCTGTTGATGATGCTGGCGCGCATCTACGGCGGCAGGGTGATGACAACCGATCCGATGCAGGCGCGCCGGCGGAAGAGCGTCGAACTCGGGGCTGATGAATCCTTTGATCCTGCAGGCGTGGATCTTCTGGAGGCCATCCGCGAGCGGACTTCGGGGCGCGGTGCAGATGTCGTGCTGGTTGCGGCACCACAGCGGGAACTCCTGGAGCAGGCCCTGACGCTTAGCCGCCCCGGCGGACGTGTTTTGCTGTTTGCGTATAATGACCCGCTGCTTCGCGTGGAATTCCCTGCCGCAACAGTCGGTATAGAAGAAAAAGAAATCCTCGGAAGTTATAGTGCCTCATTTGATCTGCAAGACGAGTCTGCGCGGCTAATTTTTGAACGTGTCCTCCCGGTCCGGGAATTGATAT